The DNA sequence tggagaGAAAGGTACACATacgaagaagaaggaggaggaggaggaggaggaggaggaggaggaggcggaggcggAGTGGGGAAAGCCGAAGCAGCACATCAGGACGCCCCGCACCTGCACGACGCCATCCGtctatccgtccgtccatcGTCCGCAGCTGGGCGCGCTGGATTGCGGCTTTTCGGCGCTCAGACGGCCGCATGACGACGTCACCCGCGCGGCCAAGAAGCACCGAGGAGGAGCCCACACGGTCAGTTACGAATGCATGACAGCGAACGTGCTTGCGAGGGTGCGAAGGCCACGGCGGAGATGAgcttcctcctcgtcctcctcatcACATGACGATGCCGATGATGTGCTATTGTTGTTTGGCACGTGCACTCTTTGTCTGCAAAAGGAGGCTGCGTGTCCTTCCCCGTCACCGTCGCCTTATTGTTTGCCTCACTTGACATTCTCGCGTGACGTCACGGATAGGAAAAGACAAGGATAAAGATGAGGAGGAGAAGACGatcatcagtgtgtgtgtgagagtgagagaggggggggggggggtcattcttttctttcattcattGACTGAGTGAGAAACCAAAGATGGAGGAAGATGCGTGGCGGGAATGTCAAGTCACAACACGACAATACACACAACAAAACGGGACACGGCAGAAAATTAGGACAGGaggactttgtgtgtgtgtgtgtgtgtaattgtgtCCGCTGGCTTGCTGTGTGTCCCCTGCGAGTGTGTCTCCATCTCCAGTGTGTGTCCAGTGTTTGTGTCCAGTataactttgtgtgtgtgccactACATGTCCAGATGTGTTTATTTGGAGTAtgtcttcattcatttcatttttcatttcaatcatttatttaattcatttgtaaaataaaaaagacaatataaaacacGATTCATCATCGTTGAGtgaaaaggagcagaaaaaaagacaattaagtCTTATTGTATCCACCCCGTTTCCCCCCAGAGTTGATTTACAAGGTagagtcattttaaaaaaaaacaacttaaacaacagcagcaaaataaaattgtgacaGCTCGTCTCAGAGTCACATCTGTACTCGTTTACAATATGATTTCTGACATTcgtaacaacaaaaatgacaatggcATAATGTTCAAACTTAATCCCGTTCATATttctttaataaaatggagttagtgattcttttttaaatgtcaattttgaaTTGGAATctttgatttctttattaaGATTGCTCCAagcttttttccttttactgaAACACAACGCTCCACAAGTCCtaaatcttgttttgttttgtttttaaagatctGCATTACTTGTActtgctttctctttttttccaaatctcTTTTCAATATTCAATGGCAACGTTTTGTTATGCGCCTTTAGCATAATTTGCAAAATGCTGTAATCTACCAATTCATATAATTTCAGGAATTTTAACTGaagaaataataattcattcatgtgTCCATTGTGAGTGTGTATCcagtgttgtgttgttgtgtgtcTATTGTTTTTGTGTCTCCAGAGTGCAGTCGTGTGTGAATATGTgtgcgtttgttgttgttgtttgtgcgGTGTTGTGTTCAAATAGCTTCATGATATTGTGTTGTGTTTAGTGTGTCTTCCGTCGTGATTGTCTTGTGTTAATACTGTACGAGCCCATTAGGATTCCATTGCACTGTTTTGCGTTTTTTGTGATGGTTTTTGTTGCGTTGTAGTGATTGAGAATATATTTGCCGagctattcattcattctttctgTTGCTTTCAAAGTCATTAGTTTCTCTTCAAATAGGaatagtgtgtgcgtgtgcgagtgGCTGAAGAGCGAGTAcgcaagaaaaacacacacactcgtctCGAAATGTGAcaatgaagaggaagatgacGGCGGAACAAAAGGGAACGTCAGGACACGgcacgagcaaaaaaaaaagaaagaaaaaaagatgggagCATGAGGGGAAagaagatgaggaagaggatTTGGGGGGAAGTAAAATGGATGCTGGAGAAGCAGGAAGGACAAATGTTGGAGAGAGGGAAGAAGATGATTGACAGCACAGAGAGGCGATGAATACTAACTGGAAGTGGATGAGAAAGACATCAGTGAGCTCCTATTATGTTGCTATGGTGACAGGGGTGGTGCGTATTCTGATATCATGATACTTATTTTGACGTCACGATATTCTGATACCACAATACTTTGATATTGCAATCTTTGACATCATGATATTGGAGACGATATTTTGCAATCTCAAAATGTTGTActcaaaatatatcaatatattgatattataatattttggtCTTAAGATACTTTGATACCATCATACCGTGATATCATATTTTGATACCATGACTTCATCTTATATGTTGTGGTAATTAAATGCCATGTTTTGATATCATTCAATTTTGATATTCCAAAACTGTGATACGTAAACCTATCATATGTTAATAATCATGATACTTTGATATCACGATAGTTAGACACTATGATACTGAGATTATATGATACTGTGCTGCCACTATACTTTGAAATCGATATACTTTTCTAGTTTGACATGATGATACTTTGATTTGACAAGACATTCGATTGCATTACTTGAATACTGTGATtttggatactttttttttttacttttaataacACTTTGACAACATGATATCTTGATATTGTGATACTGATCTTATGTCACCATATAGCACAGGGTACCTGACTAGCAGCATTGTTTTCATCACAGCCAATATATTCATATATcacagcattatttttttctaacacaacACTTCTAGTGTAAACATCATGCATGTCATCCTGTGGCTTGCAGGTGGAGCCCATGTTCACTCCACCTGGCGGGGCACCCGCTCCGGGCCAGTCAGGAGCCGCCGGACCCTCGCTGCCTTTGTCCAACACCTCCTTTCCTCCTACTGTGGCCCCGCCCGCTGGTAACGCTGTGAGTAAGCGCTCCGTTGGCACCAACACGCAGGAAGTGGCCCTTTCGTCCACACCCGACTCGGACGCTGACTTCTTGGGCCCCTGCCAGCCGGGTACCAGCGTTAACCTGGAGGGCATCGTGTGGCACGAGACCCAAGAAGGTGAGACAATCTGTAGAGGATCGCAAGTCTTTCATGTGATATTTTGATATCATAATAGATCAATATCACAATACTCTGATATCACATGTTGATATCATGATACTTTGATATCATATTGCCAATCATGATTGTTCGAATTCATGATATTTTGATACCAATTCTTGTCAAATCATGACATTACAATTTCATAAGCATATTTAGGCATGATGACACATTGACACTCTGATACCACAATaatgtacaaatatatatataaatgtatacattttcatGATGCACATATgcctatttgtgtgtgtgtgtgtctgtgcgtgcgtgcgtgtttgtgtgtcaggCGTGTTGGTGGTCAACGTGACGTGGAGGAAGAGGACCTATGTGGGAACCCTGCTGGACTGCACCAAACTCGACTGGGCTCCTCCCAGGTGATGATGTCACATtttgtgtcccaatacttttgcccccccccccccccaaaaaaaaatcccttcctTTTTCACATCCAGGAGGTGTCCAAGTACTATTGTCCAGACCCCATGTTCCTTTggtgtcccaatatttttggCCAAACTCCAaactaattatatataattgCTTGTCATTAGCATTGACTGTGAGAAAGGTTAGTGTCTGATCTCAATTGTTACTggttggctgctgctgctggtggtggtggttgttgccatggtgatgacAGATTCATCTGTGGTCTAAATTGCTTTGTGGACGTGCGTTACATAAATAGAAAGCAATACAACTTTGGTGATTAACGAGCACATTTAAAGTCAAACACAATGtcgacaaaaacaaacagcacaGAGGTGGGATGAAACTAGTCAGCTGATCGGCAGTTTTTGTCTGTGTCTGTAGGTAGGTCGTTTGGACGGTAGGAGTTTGTTGGTAGGTAGGCCGTGTGGTCGGTAAGGAGGTCgaatgaaacattttaaaaacttttttttaagttcaggTCAGTAGGAAAGTTGTAGGTAGGTAGAAGTTCAGTTGGATGGGTAGTAGTTGGTAGGAAGCTAGGTTGGAAGGAAGGTTGATATGTAAGTAGACAGTAGGTAGGAGTTGGTAGCTAGGATTTGGGTAGTTGGTAGGTAGGAAGGTAAGCTTTAGTTGGTAGGTAAAGTAGTAGGAAGGAGTTGTCTAAATGGATCAGTAGAAGTAGCTTGGATAGGTACATACGTAGATACTAAAGGTAGGTAGTTAATTCAGTCTGTTTTTGGTGATTGTCCTCCTGTTTCTTCAGGTTCTGCGAGTCTCCGTCTCGTGATCCAGAGATGGCAGGTGGGCGTGGCCGTGGGAAAAGGCTGCGTCTGGCTTTGGCCGAGCGGCCCTGCGGGGATGCGGTACCGCCGGTCAAAATGCGAGGTCTGCCTCAACACCGGAGCCGGGGCGGTGGCATGGCAGCCTCACCAGTGCACAGCAAAGGTCGGCGCGGAAGTTTAAAACTCCTCAGTAACTGCAGAGCGTCCCCGCCATTTTTCACCACAGAGGAAACCAAACCTGCCAACCGAGCCTCTGTTCTCCCATCCGGCAAGCGGAAGAACAAACCGCCTGCCGATCTGGACCTTAGTCTGGTTTCCTCGGTGgatattaaaaatggaaatggcaAGAGGATTCGAGCAAAATCCCGCAGCGCCCCATGTACACCGCAAGGCAAGCCAGACCCCTCTTTTCTGGACCCGGGGGGAGGTTGTGCCTCCTCACCTCCACCAATCCTCATCGATTGTCCCCACCCCAACTGCACCAAGCGCTACAAGCACATCAATGGGCTGCGCTACCACCAGACGCATGCCCACCTGGAGGCAGAGGAACAGAGGAATCCCGAGAGCGAGGAGCGGCTGTCTGACTGCGAGGACGCCATCTACGACCTTGCAGATTCCAACAACAACGGCAACACCTCGTCCAAAAAAGCCACCCCGTTGTACAAGGTGACCACAGTGGGCTCGCCCAAGAACCGGCGGCTGCTCCTCAGCACCAAAACCCGGAGGAGTTCCCTACTAAAGGATGGCCTGATGGATGACCTCAGCAACTTGCCCATCATCTCCAACATGACGGTGGTTCTGGAGAACTGCATGGTGCCAGACCGGAGCGCCACTGTGGAGATGCCAAAGCTGGAAGCCGAAGGTCTGATCGACAAGAAGATCCTCTGTGAGAAGAGCAAAAAAGCCAATGGCAAGGTGGATAAGCTATCCAAGTCGCGGGCCAACCGGCTGATTGCTCCAGCACCCGCGCCACCAAAGCTTGTCGCCATACCCGATGCGGCGTATCCTACGGACAGTGCCTCCTCACAGCAGCCTTCACCTGTGGCAGCTGTGGGCCTAACAAGCAAGAATTCGTCCCTGAAACCCATCAAGCCGAAGCTCAGCATCGCCGTGGAACCCAGCCTGGTCAAAGCCACACTGCTGACCTGCAAAGAGACCCGCAAGAAAGAGAAGCGACGTCTCAAGGACAAGCACAACCGCGACGCGACCGCTTGGACGGCAAACGGTGACACCATCAAAATGGAAGACGGTGCTTCTAAAACTGCCACCAAGGAGATTCCGGGGAGCCTCCTGAAGGAACACCTGAGCAAGCAAGACGTGACGAATGGGCTCAGTGAGAGCCAGGAAAGCCGAATGGCGAGTATCCGCGCAGAGGCCGACAAGGTCTACACCTTCACGGACAACGCCCCCAGTCCTTCCATTGGCAGTTCATCGCGGCTTGATGCCGCCGGTGGTTGTCTCCTGTTGGGGGACAGCAAGGACAACAGTCCCGCCTACTCTGACATCTCGGATGCAGGGGATGATGGCGTGTCCTCCGAAAATCGCCTGGATGGGCTCAGATCCAAGTCTGCTTCCTCTGTATCTTCTGAAGTCAACTCTAACGGTAACCATACTAATGCCAGGAAGACACCACCCACGGTGACCGCCCCACCTTCTGCAAAAGAGCCCCTGTCCCCTTACTACCACAGCTTTGAGCCATACTACTTACCGGGCTGTGTGCAGATGGACAGGCAGAACCTCTACCAAAAAATTTCCTCTCACGATTCTAAAAGTAAAGATCGAAAGGAGGAGGCTAAAGATGATGACAAAATCTCCGTCCACGACTTTGCAGAGTGTAAGAAAGGTGACGGGCCGGCGGTACCTTCTCAGCTGCAGCTTGCCATGAGTCAGACCCAGACCGCCTTAGCCCAGTCGCTGTATTATGGACAGTATTCACGAGGACTCTACATGGACCAGAAACTCCTACTGGCCTCCAAATGCTGCGAGCAGAAGCAGCGTGCTGAGCGGGGGCAGGCTGGGCGAGACGGTGATGGGGACGTCAGACACACCGGCGGTGCTAAAGGTTCAGAAGGTGCTAAAGGATGCTGTCCCAAAGCCATCCTGTCCTATTTGGAGGAGAGGGGGGAAAGAGGACTGGGTTTGAAGGTGGACCAGCACCATGTCTCGACCAAGGACTGCGAGGACATCAAGTcgccttcatcctcctcctcctcctcctcctcctcttcttcatcctcgTCACACCACAACCCCAACACTCAGACAGATCTGGACTCAAATGTTTCCTATTCCAGCGTAAGTTTTTCCATCTGTCTCTAACCGCCGCCCATGCTGTTGTGCTTTCATGAGCGACCGTTCATTCATGGTGTACAGACACTCACGCCATAGCTTGAGGTTGACTAGCTCGGCTGTTGTTCTGTTGCACGTGTTGCGTGGTAAGACGTAAACGTAAAAGCGCAACTATTCTAAGTGTTGTGCGTTGTGCTGCTTGTACAGATTCTTAAACGTCCCTCTGGCCCACCAATGTGCGCCTGCCATCGTCCTCTATGCTGACAGAGCTTCTGAAAGGTGGTCGCTGATCACGCAGTGTTTCCTCTATAGACCATTTCAAACTGTTAGTAAGCAGCAGGTGCCATGGTACTTCCAGGTGGCAAAAACATGAGTGGCTACTGTTAATCTGTTATGTAATGATGACATAAACACAGCAACACCTGTGGGAGGAAAGATCACCAATCAAACTAGGCTAGTAGACAAGGAGGCTGAAATGATCATGGAAGCCATTGTTTTCTTAGAGGCTTTGCCTTGGTCAAAGGACAATGAAGGGTTTGTTTACCAGTGGTGCCATTGGAGATATTGCCACCTGGAAGTATGTGTGATGTTATAGTGAGAGGGTCTATAGCAGTCCCTCAGCAGCGGTGGGCTGCAGCTGCCAAAAACCACAACATGCTCTAAAAACATAGATTTCAGTTAGACCTCGATAAAGGTCCTGGACAAACATGTGGACTGACCTCAAATGACTTCTGCCCACCACTGTTAAAACAGACTTATAGCGGAAACACTGGCACCAGCACCAACACTTGTCCCCATCGATTTAGCCCCCAGACGGCTCTACATGGCCCCACCGCCTGGCTCACAGCAAATTCTCAGAGCTGCAGAGTCCACTCGGGGAAGCGGCGGATGAGGGGGACGCGGAGATGTCAAAGGAGTGGGGGAGCACTACTGAGCCAGCTGGGCCCAGAGTGACCTCAGCAGGAGGAGCTAAAAAAGTCCTCGGGCCGCTCCCCGTCGACCCAGACGACTCGGACGGCCTCGACGGGCTGCAGGAGGAACCCATGATGATCCTGTCAGGGGAATCTCAAAGTGCCCGTGTGGCGGTATCTCCTCCAATGACCCCCCAGCAACCCTACATGCAGTACCAGCACTCCTCATACCCGCCTTACCTGGCAATGTGCGAGAGTGCCGGGGGCTCCTACAGGGGGGCGTCGCCCACCCTGGTCCACAACTACCCAGGTAAGGAACAACATTAGACACAACTGTCCACCTTCTTTCAGACCCaactagatgttttttttctggcctttgaggtacagtggaacctcggagtttgaacgtctcggaactcgtacaaatcggacttcaaaaATAggaaattttctgtttttggagcttgggaacggattcatttacataatttttctatgggaatttttttcccggagtttgaacaatttggactttgaacacttcgcaggaacgaattatgttcaaactccgaggtaccactgttgTGTCAAATGTGCGCAGacgtggcaaatccaggtccagaaagttttcaaccctgccacagtttgactttagtcCCTGATGCTAACTAgttagctccctaaaaggtaaacaagcaccatgggagctagctagcgagctagctaaaaggtaaacaagcaccagctagctagcacctggggataaagccaaactgtggctgggtttttacttcctagacctggatttgccacctctggaaatAAGAGTCAAGACAGTCAGGGCATAACGGTTTAGCACCCAACACAAATTTCTACTACCCTATTCTCCGTGCACTGCGTCAAAGAAACCAACGCAGAATTAGGGGTTGAAGTCGACTTCTAAGGCAGTATCAGAGGCGTAACAGAGTCACTACGGCAGCTGTGTGAAAGGAAATTTTGGGACTGGGACTGGGGTTTAAAGTTTCACCCCtgacagtaaattatgtagtcGCTGTCCTGTCTGAAAGACGCCAACACCAAATCGCCTTTAAATGTGTCCCTAAAGGTTTCCACTACCCTTTATACGGCAAGACGGCGGGCCGGGAGGAGTCTGAGGtgagattttttcatttttacacgGTCACGGCTGTTGAAAGAGAGAAAACATAAGCataagtgagtgtgtgtgtgtgtgtgtttgtccagCCTGACGAGAAAGGTTCCCCTGAGCTGGAGCGCGAAGTGGACCGAAGTGACCGAAGCCACGCAGTGTTGGGCCGACATCTGCACACACACCATCACACACACCTGGGACTCACGTACAACCTGGTGGCGGGACAGTACGACATCTACCCGGGTACGTACAACACAACAAAACCAAATACAAGACAATCGAAGAATTTGCATTGCATCACACGAAAAACACTAAACAACACAACCGAGGAGTAGAGTAGTTAGCCTCATTAGCACCTAGAATAGCTAGGCTAACCTCCATGTTGCATAGCAATGGCATTTTGGGTAAACACACAGACAACAGCATGCAGTTATTTGATACTTAATCCTGAATACATTGCTTACATATGGTACTATTGTGTGCTGCGCTATGATTGCTCGATCTGCGTTTTGTGGGTGTGGCTTAGCAGTTATGCAATGATGTTGACCTTTTCTCCATTTGTGTTGAAGGTTTAAGCTCTCTGGTGTCCGGGCCGCAGGTGTCGGGACGAACTGCTGCTGGTACATTTCACACGTCACACCTTCATCAGTTGATCATCATCTTCACAATATGAATCGTTAGCAGTTAGTTCTGGCTAATGACCGGTTTTAACCATGCTATGCAGTTGTTAGCACGTTAGACAAAAATGCTAGCGGTATTCTATCAATCAGGGTTTCACAACTCAATGGTTTAGGTCGGGAAACGTCTCTCTTTTAATGACGTTATCAAGGACCGCAGTTGGCTTTGTAGTTCGCCTGAGAACCGAACCTGGTTACATATTATGATGGCGCCGTCTATTATGCTAATGAGGATAAATGCATCATGTGGCTAAAATGACAGAAGAAATGCAACTGTGAAGCCCTCTGCATGGACATTTTAGTGTCTAAAATTGACAGGTGCACGTTTCTCTTGGTAGCAGATGTAGCATTTGGGCTAGCATGTGTCatagtgctctaaccactgagcgaTGAGGTGCTACTTGCTACCTTTAGCATTTGAGTTGgtagacgaaaaaaaaaaatgcattgtttttatttttgacccattcaAATGATTATGTGGAAGGCCACATGGTTTTCAGCCTAGCTTGGTAAACTATCATTAGCATTAGTTATTGTGATAAGAACACAACGGTCTTAATGGAGGTGGGGGGCGGGATTAGTGAACACTTTTGCTTTTGCTTGTTAACCAAAATGCCCACTTAGTGTAACTGTACCATTGAGTAATGTGGGTGATTGCATAGTAACCTAACCACTGCCCGTATTCATAACATTTCCCCCTTTTGCCAATTAACATGCGACAGCTTTTATCTGTATGTAATATAGAATTATGTTTCCACAGAGAGTGAGGTGAAGAAGTAGACGCGGCAGAAGGAGAAGATTCACACATCAAGCTCGCTGTGAAAAGCAGACaagtgaagaaaaagaagaaacaagtaTCATTTCTTACTAGCGCCACCTACAGTATTGAAGGTGTTTTGTACCGTACAGGAAGAGGACCTTGGCGAAGGATAAGTGTACAGCGGTGTTTCTAAATGCACATTATTGTTCTGACTGAATGTACTGATGATGAAATGACGATGCTACATTTGTATCGCTAACTGCTAACTGTACGTGTTGATTGTATCGTCCTGTGTGAGCGTAGCCCTTCTTCACACCGCTGTACATAGCATCTACAGTCATGCGCTTATTAGCATGTGTTCACCGCCATTGGATGTGCGGGAGGAAGGGGCGGGGCTTAAAAATGGCAATTCTGACCTCCAGCCGGCAAACGTGAACTGATTGAGCGCGATaaagtcatgtgactttgggTCTCTAGAAACtatcaaaataatatatttgcatttaccTCAAAATTTTAGTGGTCCTCGAACCTCGGTGAGTGGGATATTCCTGACTGTGATTTGGTCCTATTACCACAAATGTGATGCTTTCACTTACCACAAGAGGGAGCTCTGAATCGCTGTCCTAATGGATGACCCTGTTCGGAGGGATTTTGTCAATTTGCCAGCAACCCTTGAATGCACCGTGATCTGCCTTTGGCAGACAGATTAGAATACAAGAGAATAAACATGTATTAGTCCCGCAAATGATTGTGCCCAGTTTGTgcctaaaatgtcaaattagaGGTGAGTGAAATTTTCGGCCTCACCCACGACACGACTGCACTTATAACAGCACATCTAGAACAGGAAATAGTACTTTAAAATGGGAGTCCAACAATCGTATGCTGTTGCCCTAACCCTGCCCCCAAAGCCCAACCCCCCCCAATGTGCCCCCTCCTCCAATGAACTACCTGAGCCGGTGATGCTGGATTTAAAGTGACCTATAGGAATATGAAATATAATATGTGGTGCTGCTCTTCGACCCCCCACACCCAACCCCCGTCGCAGTCATACTCACATGACTAATAATTATATTTACAAAGTAGCAAAATGTAATGGATCCAACTTTAAATGATCATGTACTGTGTTATGTTGTTGTGTTTCCTCCAGCAACGGCTCTGCCTCACTCCATACTATAAACAtactacataataataataatacataaatacagtGCATTCATACTACTTGAACATGGTGATACGATATCTGTTTACAAAATGCTGCCACGGGGGACTGTTGTCGTCATGCAGTGGCCGTGGTGTACCCAATGAATATAAATTCAtatattatgattattaatatCTCTCTGACATCAACATGGACCCTGCTGTTgcttttttatactgtatatgcctTAATTCATATGTTTGGCAATCATGATTAAAggatgtttatatatatacatatatatatatatatatacatatatatataagtgtgttttttttttgcatttgagtttttttttttgcatcttgcCTAAATGCAATAGAGTTATTATTGtaataatgtacagtaattatttTTAGGGTAATcttattcaattatttatttcaaattgattgTTCATAAAAGatttcaatatataaaaaaattaaggaaaaaaatccaatacatactgtataatgtaaaatatcaactgaattaaatgtcattcaaaaaaaagtactagaaaagcatttttg is a window from the Vanacampus margaritifer isolate UIUO_Vmar chromosome 3, RoL_Vmar_1.0, whole genome shotgun sequence genome containing:
- the znf608 gene encoding zinc finger protein 608 isoform X2, translated to MNTNWKWMRKTSVEPMFTPPGGAPAPGQSGAAGPSLPLSNTSFPPTVAPPAGNAVSKRSVGTNTQEVALSSTPDSDADFLGPCQPGTSVNLEGIVWHETQEGVLVVNVTWRKRTYVGTLLDCTKLDWAPPRFCESPSRDPEMAGGRGRGKRLRLALAERPCGDAVPPVKMRGLPQHRSRGGGMAASPVHSKGRRGSLKLLSNCRASPPFFTTEETKPANRASVLPSGKRKNKPPADLDLSLVSSVDIKNGNGKRIRAKSRSAPCTPQGKPDPSFLDPGGGCASSPPPILIDCPHPNCTKRYKHINGLRYHQTHAHLEAEEQRNPESEERLSDCEDAIYDLADSNNNGNTSSKKATPLYKVTTVGSPKNRRLLLSTKTRRSSLLKDGLMDDLSNLPIISNMTVVLENCMVPDRSATVEMPKLEAEGLIDKKILCEKSKKANGKVDKLSKSRANRLIAPAPAPPKLVAIPDAAYPTDSASSQQPSPVAAVGLTSKNSSLKPIKPKLSIAVEPSLVKATLLTCKETRKKEKRRLKDKHNRDATAWTANGDTIKMEDGASKTATKEIPGSLLKEHLSKQDVTNGLSESQESRMASIRAEADKVYTFTDNAPSPSIGSSSRLDAAGGCLLLGDSKDNSPAYSDISDAGDDGVSSENRLDGLRSKSASSVSSEVNSNGNHTNARKTPPTVTAPPSAKEPLSPYYHSFEPYYLPGCVQMDRQNLYQKISSHDSKSKDRKEEAKDDDKISVHDFAECKKGDGPAVPSQLQLAMSQTQTALAQSLYYGQYSRGLYMDQKLLLASKCCEQKQRAERGQAGRDGDGDVRHTGGAKGSEGAKGCCPKAILSYLEERGERGLGLKVDQHHVSTKDCEDIKSPSSSSSSSSSSSSSSSHHNPNTQTDLDSNVSYSSTYSGNTGTSTNTCPHRFSPQTALHGPTAWLTANSQSCRVHSGKRRMRGTRRCQRSGGALLSQLGPE
- the znf608 gene encoding zinc finger protein 608 isoform X1, producing MNTNWKWMRKTSVEPMFTPPGGAPAPGQSGAAGPSLPLSNTSFPPTVAPPAGNAVSKRSVGTNTQEVALSSTPDSDADFLGPCQPGTSVNLEGIVWHETQEGVLVVNVTWRKRTYVGTLLDCTKLDWAPPRFCESPSRDPEMAGGRGRGKRLRLALAERPCGDAVPPVKMRGLPQHRSRGGGMAASPVHSKGRRGSLKLLSNCRASPPFFTTEETKPANRASVLPSGKRKNKPPADLDLSLVSSVDIKNGNGKRIRAKSRSAPCTPQGKPDPSFLDPGGGCASSPPPILIDCPHPNCTKRYKHINGLRYHQTHAHLEAEEQRNPESEERLSDCEDAIYDLADSNNNGNTSSKKATPLYKVTTVGSPKNRRLLLSTKTRRSSLLKDGLMDDLSNLPIISNMTVVLENCMVPDRSATVEMPKLEAEGLIDKKILCEKSKKANGKVDKLSKSRANRLIAPAPAPPKLVAIPDAAYPTDSASSQQPSPVAAVGLTSKNSSLKPIKPKLSIAVEPSLVKATLLTCKETRKKEKRRLKDKHNRDATAWTANGDTIKMEDGASKTATKEIPGSLLKEHLSKQDVTNGLSESQESRMASIRAEADKVYTFTDNAPSPSIGSSSRLDAAGGCLLLGDSKDNSPAYSDISDAGDDGVSSENRLDGLRSKSASSVSSEVNSNGNHTNARKTPPTVTAPPSAKEPLSPYYHSFEPYYLPGCVQMDRQNLYQKISSHDSKSKDRKEEAKDDDKISVHDFAECKKGDGPAVPSQLQLAMSQTQTALAQSLYYGQYSRGLYMDQKLLLASKCCEQKQRAERGQAGRDGDGDVRHTGGAKGSEGAKGCCPKAILSYLEERGERGLGLKVDQHHVSTKDCEDIKSPSSSSSSSSSSSSSSSHHNPNTQTDLDSNVSYSSPPDGSTWPHRLAHSKFSELQSPLGEAADEGDAEMSKEWGSTTEPAGPRVTSAGGAKKVLGPLPVDPDDSDGLDGLQEEPMMILSGESQSARVAVSPPMTPQQPYMQYQHSSYPPYLAMCESAGGSYRGASPTLVHNYPGFHYPLYGKTAGREESEPDEKGSPELEREVDRSDRSHAVLGRHLHTHHHTHLGLTYNLVAGQYDIYPGLSSLVSGPQVSGRTAAESEVKK